A window of the Symbiobacterium terraclitae genome harbors these coding sequences:
- the lepA gene encoding translation elongation factor 4, translating into MVDQKHIRNFCIIAHIDHGKSTLADRLIEFTGVLTKREMEDQVLDTMDLERERGITIKAQSVRMDYTADDGEHYVLNLIDTPGHVDFTYEVSRALAACEGALLVVDASQGIEAQTLANVYMALEHDLEIIPVINKIDLPSAEPEKVKREIEEVIGLDTSIAIMASAKTGIGMKEILEAVVNFVPPPQGDERAPLRALIYDSFYDSYKGVVTYFRVFDGTVRKGDRIRFMATGKEFIVDDLYVFRPGLTPVDELRAGEVGALAAAIREVKNVRVGDTITRADNPAREPLPGYRKATPMVFTGLYPVESNDYGRLRDALEKLQLNDASLSFEPETSEALGFGFRCGFLGLLHMDVIQERLEREFDLNLITTAPNVVYRINLTGGGQVMIENPADWPDQTMIESVEEPVVKASIITPSEYVGPLMELCQDRRGTFINMEYLNEKRVNLHYKLPLSEIMYDFFDQLKTRSRGYASFDYEVTGYEQADMVKMDILLNGDPVDALSCIVHRDKAQKLGRSLVTRLRKLIPRQLFEVPIQAAIGNKILARENIAPLRKDVLAKCYGGDVTRKRKLLEKQKEGKKRMKAVGSVEIPQEAFMAVLSTDSDDD; encoded by the coding sequence ATGGTCGACCAGAAGCACATCCGCAACTTCTGCATCATCGCCCACATCGACCACGGCAAGTCCACCCTGGCCGACCGCCTGATCGAGTTCACCGGGGTGCTGACCAAGCGGGAGATGGAGGATCAGGTCCTGGACACCATGGACCTGGAGCGGGAGCGGGGCATCACCATCAAGGCGCAGTCCGTGCGCATGGACTACACGGCCGACGATGGCGAGCACTACGTCCTCAACCTCATCGACACGCCAGGGCACGTCGACTTCACCTACGAGGTCTCCCGTGCGCTGGCGGCCTGCGAGGGCGCCCTGCTGGTGGTGGACGCCTCGCAGGGCATCGAGGCGCAGACGCTCGCCAATGTCTATATGGCCCTGGAGCACGACCTCGAGATCATCCCGGTGATCAACAAGATCGACCTGCCCTCAGCCGAGCCGGAGAAGGTGAAGCGGGAGATCGAGGAGGTCATCGGCCTCGATACCTCGATCGCCATCATGGCGTCGGCCAAGACGGGCATCGGGATGAAGGAGATCCTCGAGGCCGTGGTCAACTTCGTCCCGCCGCCGCAGGGCGACGAGCGGGCGCCGCTGCGCGCCCTCATCTACGACTCCTTCTATGACTCGTACAAGGGCGTCGTGACCTACTTCCGGGTATTCGACGGCACGGTCCGGAAGGGCGACCGCATCAGGTTCATGGCCACCGGCAAGGAGTTCATCGTCGACGACCTCTATGTCTTCCGCCCCGGGCTCACCCCCGTGGACGAGCTGCGGGCGGGCGAGGTGGGGGCCCTGGCCGCCGCCATCCGGGAGGTCAAGAACGTCCGGGTGGGCGATACCATCACCCGGGCCGACAACCCGGCCCGCGAGCCCCTGCCGGGCTACCGCAAGGCCACGCCCATGGTCTTCACGGGCCTCTATCCCGTGGAGTCCAACGACTACGGCCGCCTGCGCGACGCCCTGGAGAAGCTGCAGCTCAACGACGCCTCGCTCTCCTTCGAGCCGGAGACGTCGGAGGCGCTGGGCTTCGGCTTCCGCTGCGGCTTCCTGGGCCTCCTGCACATGGACGTGATCCAGGAGCGGCTGGAGCGGGAGTTTGACCTGAACCTGATCACCACCGCCCCCAACGTGGTCTACCGCATCAACCTGACGGGCGGCGGGCAGGTGATGATCGAGAACCCGGCCGACTGGCCCGACCAGACCATGATCGAGAGCGTGGAGGAGCCCGTCGTCAAGGCCTCGATCATCACCCCCTCCGAGTACGTCGGCCCGCTGATGGAGCTCTGCCAGGACCGGCGGGGAACCTTCATCAACATGGAGTACCTGAACGAGAAGCGGGTCAACCTGCACTACAAGCTGCCGCTGTCCGAGATCATGTACGACTTCTTCGACCAGCTGAAGACCCGCTCCCGGGGCTACGCCAGCTTCGACTACGAGGTGACGGGATACGAGCAGGCGGACATGGTGAAGATGGACATCCTGCTCAACGGCGATCCCGTTGATGCGCTCTCGTGCATCGTCCACCGCGACAAGGCGCAGAAGCTGGGTCGGTCGCTGGTGACCCGCCTGCGCAAGCTGATCCCGCGGCAGCTGTTCGAGGTGCCGATCCAGGCGGCCATCGGCAACAAGATCCTGGCGCGCGAGAACATCGCCCCCCTCCGCAAGGACGTGCTGGCCAAGTGCTACGGCGGCGACGTCACCCGCAAGCGCAAGCTGCTGGAGAAGCAGAAGGAGGGCAAGAAGCGGATGAAGGCGGTCGGCTCCGTCGAGATTCCGCAGGAGGCGTTCATGGCGGTGCTCTCCACCGATTCCGACGACGACTAG
- a CDS encoding phage holin family protein: MLGAIVRFVISALVLMVVSWLTPGFQVNGFWGALFSSLVIAALGWVAQALLGRGASPAGRGVAGFISAAVIIYLTGWLFPGWLGVTWWGALIAAFIIGLADAFVPTQLR; encoded by the coding sequence GTGCTGGGTGCAATTGTGCGCTTCGTCATATCGGCGCTGGTGCTGATGGTGGTGAGCTGGCTGACGCCGGGCTTTCAGGTGAACGGCTTCTGGGGAGCGCTCTTCTCCTCGCTGGTCATCGCTGCCCTCGGCTGGGTTGCACAGGCGCTGCTGGGTCGGGGGGCGTCGCCCGCCGGACGGGGAGTGGCAGGGTTTATCTCCGCTGCGGTGATCATCTACCTGACCGGCTGGCTCTTCCCAGGGTGGTTGGGCGTCACCTGGTGGGGTGCGCTGATCGCCGCGTTCATCATCGGGCTCGCCGACGCCTTCGTCCCCACGCAACTGCGCTGA
- a CDS encoding stage II sporulation protein P: MSPIDRNLWTARPLLVAYVLVITAMIGLLVNRQPPVAGTVPAMSESTASSGAHGAEKEPPPLWLQFFRPGLPAAQRMLRTALPVLAVSGMPATEERRDLRFLWTGQGQQRPQTLFQAALPFLRLQAEPVRPVSPGPAIPSGESPGPEEPPPVPAQRAPEPARRPPVVNGGLPLVGIYHTHDYEAYISEFPDLAVSTDQDLIQIASYDHSKPTIVDIGEILAHRLRDLGVTTVHAPFRHQELGYDYAYQSSRATAQQILREAPTVKVLLDLHRDGNMDLDATTYIDGLPVARVRCVIGARDDLTHWQENLAFCEALMAKMEEANPGITLPTLTPQARYNQDLLPGAILLEIGNALNTFDEAARAVDHVAEALVELLRAGEYPGSP, translated from the coding sequence GTGAGTCCCATCGACCGCAACCTGTGGACGGCGAGGCCGCTCCTGGTCGCCTACGTGCTGGTGATCACGGCCATGATCGGCCTGCTGGTGAACCGTCAGCCCCCGGTCGCCGGCACCGTGCCGGCGATGTCCGAGTCCACGGCCTCCTCCGGGGCGCACGGGGCGGAGAAGGAGCCGCCGCCCCTCTGGCTGCAGTTCTTCCGCCCCGGGCTGCCCGCGGCGCAGCGGATGCTGCGAACGGCCCTGCCCGTCCTCGCCGTGTCCGGTATGCCCGCGACGGAGGAGCGGCGCGACTTGCGCTTCTTGTGGACAGGCCAGGGCCAGCAGCGCCCGCAGACGCTGTTCCAGGCCGCCCTGCCGTTCCTGCGGCTGCAGGCAGAGCCCGTGCGACCCGTGTCGCCGGGGCCGGCCATCCCGTCGGGCGAGAGCCCCGGACCCGAGGAGCCCCCGCCGGTGCCGGCGCAGCGCGCGCCTGAGCCGGCGCGGCGGCCTCCCGTGGTCAACGGGGGGTTGCCGCTGGTGGGCATCTACCACACGCACGACTACGAGGCATACATCTCGGAGTTCCCCGACCTGGCCGTCAGCACCGACCAGGACCTGATCCAGATCGCGTCCTACGACCACAGCAAGCCGACCATCGTCGACATCGGCGAGATCCTGGCTCACCGGCTGAGGGACCTGGGCGTGACCACGGTCCACGCCCCGTTCCGGCACCAGGAGCTGGGCTACGACTACGCCTACCAGTCCTCCCGGGCCACCGCCCAGCAGATTCTGCGGGAGGCGCCCACGGTGAAGGTGCTGCTCGACCTGCACCGGGACGGCAACATGGACCTGGACGCCACGACGTACATCGACGGGCTGCCGGTGGCCAGGGTCCGCTGCGTGATCGGCGCCCGCGACGACCTGACCCACTGGCAGGAGAACCTGGCCTTCTGCGAGGCGCTGATGGCGAAGATGGAGGAAGCCAACCCCGGCATCACCCTGCCCACGCTGACCCCGCAGGCCCGGTACAACCAGGACCTGCTCCCCGGGGCGATCCTGCTGGAGATCGGCAACGCCCTGAACACGTTCGACGAGGCGGCGCGGGCCGTGGACCACGTGGCCGAGGCCCTCGTAGAACTGCTTCGGGCCGGCGAGTACCCGGGTTCACCCTGA
- a CDS encoding glycosyl hydrolase family 18 protein, translated as MSIPEAGKQIATPPPRPRQRTGGLLLATVLVGVATGVGGFVLGQRTAPHSPFDPLWLRAYLNRPLDTSAPGDGFWITGYYVDYDADSLESVRLNAPHMDQVVIFGYGFDWEGNAVGKDPELIRGVTGQQKRVLLFGNFSDAGFDPDLAHRILTDPRVQERAISAMLAEADRLGVAGIQIDFENIPAEDREAYTEFLRRLKGRLEPLGLTLSVAAAAKTSDTTTGWGGATDYEAVGQIVDQFYIMAYDEHWIGGEPGPVASLGWVERVVRYAVGVMPSQKIVLGVPLYGYEWSLDPEMGTETNAAYGPGRMAQRAADFGGEVQWDPVVGENKVVFESDEGPRIAWFPDERSLDAKLRLAYQYNLKGIAVWRLGLEPEEWWPRLGAFRLNPEK; from the coding sequence TTGTCAATTCCGGAGGCCGGGAAACAGATCGCGACGCCGCCCCCCAGGCCCCGACAGCGCACCGGCGGCCTGCTGCTCGCGACCGTACTGGTCGGCGTGGCCACCGGCGTGGGCGGGTTCGTCCTGGGGCAGCGAACGGCCCCGCACTCCCCCTTCGACCCGCTGTGGCTGCGGGCATACCTGAACCGGCCGCTGGACACCTCGGCGCCGGGGGATGGATTCTGGATCACCGGGTACTATGTGGATTACGACGCCGATTCGCTGGAGTCCGTGCGGCTGAACGCGCCGCACATGGACCAGGTGGTGATCTTCGGCTACGGGTTCGACTGGGAGGGCAACGCCGTCGGGAAGGACCCCGAGCTGATCCGCGGCGTCACCGGCCAGCAGAAGCGCGTCCTGCTGTTCGGCAACTTCAGCGACGCCGGCTTCGACCCCGACCTGGCGCACCGGATCCTCACCGACCCGCGGGTGCAGGAGCGGGCGATCAGCGCCATGCTGGCCGAGGCCGACCGGCTGGGCGTGGCGGGGATCCAGATCGACTTCGAGAACATCCCCGCCGAGGACCGCGAGGCCTACACCGAGTTTCTCCGGCGGCTGAAGGGGCGGCTTGAGCCGCTGGGGCTCACGCTCTCGGTGGCCGCCGCCGCCAAGACGTCCGACACCACGACGGGCTGGGGCGGCGCAACGGACTACGAGGCCGTCGGCCAGATCGTCGACCAGTTCTACATCATGGCCTACGACGAGCACTGGATTGGCGGCGAGCCCGGCCCCGTCGCCTCCCTCGGCTGGGTGGAGCGGGTGGTCCGCTACGCCGTGGGGGTCATGCCGTCGCAGAAGATCGTGCTGGGCGTGCCGCTTTACGGCTACGAGTGGTCGCTGGACCCGGAGATGGGGACGGAGACCAACGCGGCCTACGGCCCCGGCCGCATGGCCCAGCGCGCCGCCGACTTCGGCGGAGAGGTGCAGTGGGATCCGGTCGTTGGGGAGAATAAGGTAGTGTTCGAGTCGGACGAGGGACCGCGCATCGCCTGGTTTCCTGACGAGCGGAGCCTGGATGCGAAACTCCGCCTCGCCTACCAGTATAATCTGAAGGGGATCGCCGTCTGGCGGCTCGGGCTCGAGCCCGAGGAGTGGTGGCCCCGCCTGGGCGCCTTCCGCCTCAACCCGGAGAAGTAG
- the hemW gene encoding radical SAM family heme chaperone HemW: MAVPIGLYVHIPYCQHKCGYCDFNSHAGSDREEQARYVDALLAEMDLWAARPELAGEQVATVFVGGGTPTLLEGTQLARVLTAIRRRFHLAPDAEVTVEANPGTVDLEGEKLHLARAAGATRISFGAQARQAHLLRRLGRIHTAADVEEAVAAARRAGFGNINLDLMYGLPGQTAGDFRDTVEWALSLGPTHISAYSLIVEEGTPFHREWQAGRLNLPPEEAEEEMFRAGKARLEAAGFAQYEVSNYARPGFRCRHNLIYWRNEHYLGLGCGAHSFLRLAAPLGNLGAPRPGLSASRVQGLGEVITAPGRPGQQYRFWNVKHPGAYRRALERGELPVEAGEAIDRRAEMAETMFMGLRLLEGISDARFRDRFGVGICEVYGPAVDRLREQGLLEWSEGHLRLTDRGLRLGNVVWEAFV, encoded by the coding sequence ATGGCCGTGCCCATCGGGCTCTACGTGCACATCCCGTACTGCCAGCACAAGTGCGGCTACTGCGATTTCAACAGCCACGCGGGCTCCGACCGGGAGGAGCAGGCGCGGTACGTCGACGCGCTCCTGGCCGAGATGGACCTCTGGGCGGCGCGGCCCGAGCTGGCCGGGGAGCAGGTGGCCACCGTCTTCGTGGGCGGCGGCACGCCGACGCTGCTCGAGGGGACGCAGCTCGCCCGCGTGCTGACGGCGATCCGCCGGCGATTTCACCTTGCGCCTGACGCCGAGGTGACGGTGGAGGCCAACCCCGGCACGGTGGACCTGGAGGGGGAGAAGCTGCACCTGGCCCGCGCCGCGGGGGCGACCCGCATCTCCTTCGGCGCGCAGGCCCGGCAGGCGCACCTGCTCAGGCGCCTGGGGCGCATCCACACGGCGGCGGATGTGGAGGAGGCGGTCGCGGCGGCCCGGCGGGCCGGCTTCGGCAACATCAACCTCGACCTGATGTACGGCCTGCCGGGGCAGACGGCCGGCGACTTCCGCGACACCGTCGAGTGGGCGCTCTCCCTGGGACCCACGCACATCAGCGCCTACAGCCTGATCGTGGAGGAGGGCACCCCCTTCCACCGGGAGTGGCAGGCGGGCCGGCTGAACCTGCCGCCCGAGGAGGCGGAGGAGGAGATGTTCCGCGCGGGGAAGGCGCGGCTGGAGGCGGCCGGGTTCGCGCAGTACGAGGTCTCCAACTACGCCCGCCCCGGCTTCCGCTGCCGGCACAACCTGATCTACTGGCGGAACGAGCACTACCTGGGGCTCGGCTGCGGCGCCCACTCCTTCCTGCGGCTGGCCGCGCCCCTGGGCAACCTGGGGGCTCCCCGGCCGGGCCTCAGCGCCTCCCGGGTGCAGGGCCTCGGAGAGGTGATCACGGCGCCCGGCCGTCCCGGCCAGCAGTACCGGTTCTGGAACGTGAAGCACCCCGGCGCCTACCGGCGCGCCCTGGAGCGGGGCGAGCTCCCCGTGGAGGCCGGGGAGGCCATCGACCGGCGCGCGGAGATGGCGGAGACGATGTTCATGGGGCTCCGGCTGCTGGAGGGGATCAGCGACGCACGGTTCCGGGACCGGTTCGGCGTCGGCATCTGCGAGGTGTACGGCC
- the greA gene encoding transcription elongation factor GreA: protein MEDNKPVVLSPEGLQKLQEELDYLRNVKRKEVAERLKEARSYGDLSENSEYDDARNEQAFVEGRITMLENMLRNAVVLDEEEAGAAAGTVRLGSTVVLKDLEYGDVVEYTIVGTVEADPGKNKISNESPVGRAIMGRTKGEVVEVEAPIGNIKFEILDVK, encoded by the coding sequence ATGGAAGATAACAAGCCCGTTGTGTTGTCGCCGGAAGGTCTGCAGAAGCTCCAGGAGGAGCTGGACTACCTGCGCAACGTCAAGCGGAAAGAGGTGGCGGAGCGGCTGAAGGAGGCCCGTTCGTACGGCGACCTCTCCGAGAACTCCGAGTACGACGATGCCCGCAACGAGCAGGCATTTGTCGAGGGGCGCATCACGATGCTGGAGAACATGCTCCGCAACGCGGTGGTGCTCGACGAGGAGGAGGCCGGCGCTGCGGCGGGCACCGTGAGGCTCGGCTCCACGGTGGTGCTGAAGGACCTGGAGTACGGGGACGTGGTGGAGTACACCATCGTGGGCACCGTGGAGGCGGACCCGGGCAAGAACAAGATCTCCAACGAGTCCCCCGTCGGCCGGGCCATCATGGGCAGGACCAAGGGCGAGGTCGTGGAAGTCGAGGCGCCCATCGGGAACATCAAGTTCGAGATCCTGGACGTGAAGTAG